In the Leifsonia sp. 466MF genome, one interval contains:
- a CDS encoding Gfo/Idh/MocA family protein, producing MPSNTVRIGLIGAGGIAGAHVAGYLRNPETVTFAAVADPVREAAERRAGDSGAEVYADYATMLAEADIDAVDICLPHHLHKDAIVAAARAGKHILCEKPLCLTPEEAAEVDAAVVEAGVTLMCAHNQLFLPAVATAKELIDSGVLGRVYEVRTTDSFYNDFDPSNMGWRAHASTSGGGELIDTGYHPTYLLLHLAGGSPVEVTAMLATHRLSFMEGEDSAQVLVRFDNGVIGSLVTSWAYQPADGTEKFSVVGELGSLTSDGTSLSYRLRGESEPTVLELAPVHEFQEEVGHFGRSILDGTRPLHTQKEGIEVLGIILAAYESAQNRTIAPVRSVRELVAASAPES from the coding sequence ATGCCCAGCAACACCGTCCGTATCGGTCTCATCGGAGCCGGCGGCATCGCCGGAGCCCACGTCGCCGGCTACCTCCGCAACCCGGAGACCGTCACGTTCGCCGCCGTCGCCGACCCGGTCCGTGAGGCCGCCGAGCGCCGGGCCGGCGACAGCGGCGCCGAGGTCTACGCCGACTACGCGACCATGCTCGCCGAGGCCGACATCGACGCCGTCGACATCTGCCTGCCCCACCACCTGCACAAGGATGCGATCGTCGCCGCCGCCCGCGCCGGCAAGCACATCCTGTGCGAGAAGCCGCTCTGCCTCACCCCGGAGGAGGCCGCCGAGGTGGATGCCGCGGTCGTCGAAGCCGGCGTCACCCTGATGTGCGCGCACAACCAGCTGTTCCTCCCGGCCGTCGCCACGGCCAAGGAGCTCATCGACTCCGGCGTGCTCGGCCGGGTCTACGAGGTGCGCACCACCGACAGCTTCTACAACGACTTCGACCCGTCGAACATGGGATGGCGGGCCCACGCATCCACGAGCGGCGGCGGCGAGCTGATCGACACCGGCTACCACCCGACCTACCTCCTCCTGCACCTCGCGGGCGGCTCGCCGGTCGAGGTGACCGCGATGCTCGCCACCCACCGTCTCTCGTTCATGGAGGGCGAGGACTCCGCGCAGGTGCTGGTCCGCTTCGACAACGGCGTGATCGGCAGCCTCGTCACCAGCTGGGCCTACCAGCCGGCGGACGGCACGGAGAAGTTCTCCGTGGTCGGCGAGCTGGGCAGTCTCACCAGCGACGGCACATCCCTCAGCTATCGGCTGCGCGGCGAGTCCGAGCCGACGGTGCTCGAGCTCGCGCCGGTGCACGAGTTCCAGGAGGAAGTGGGCCACTTCGGTCGCAGCATCCTCGACGGCACGCGCCCCCTCCACACGCAGAAGGAAGGGATCGAGGTGCTCGGCATCATCCTCGCCGCCTACGAATCGGCGCAGAACAGGACGATCGCGCCGGTCCGCTCGGTGCGCGAACTGGTGGCCGCCTCCGCGCCCGAGAGCTGA
- a CDS encoding glycoside hydrolase family 2 protein produces the protein MSSTTITLDGDDWTIRETLGDTAEWYLGAPLPEAGNNVAEASAAIAASPGWLPGRVPGAVVDDLHRAGELPDPRVGRNSRAAEWVAERSWVYRRAVELDANAAHGVAVFEFDGVDPGADVYWDGERVGSVRGLYHRLRVPLDASLRSSGRHKLALRVHPAPDSEPQVGRTERVRVHTPRLGYGWDFSPRLRHQGVWKSARLRIGRALLGDVTVRASVAEAPYGESLRDFAPTDDELSQQGGSDGVVAVAWEAPVAEAANARLSVTVTVARDGRAVAERRVQAADGSAELRIPNPELWWPNTVGAQPLYTVTVVLADDEGETDRTERRVGFRTAALVPNPGAPADALPYTAVVNGVTVPLLGWNWTPADAQFGSIDEGTVEHLLGLTAASGARLMRVWGGGLIETEHFYDTCDRLGLLVWQEFSQSSSGMQSAPSTDPEFVALMRAEAEALIPTRVHHPSLLLWGGGNELDDGGVPLSDDRSPVLGALSDAVARLDPGRAWLPTSPTGPEFHNRLDRIEANPDGQHDVHGPWEHQGLVGQYTLGNAGTNLAHTEFGVEGMTNLRSLEALVAESDRWPANRTNPVYRHLGEWWNNADQVVELFGGRPDTLETLNRASQLLQATALQYAVEADRRRSPRCSMVLPWQLNESYPNAWCTATVDFRGDPKPAYFAVARAYERRRATLRVTRAVWGGEAVASVEAWLWAEDPVPSGSVLTVRARGLDGGVLASREVRAGAVRHPEPVGTLEVATTDLPDVFLWEAEWRDADGRELDRERMLATATADWAALFDVPAPVLTVARDATGGVRVRNDGPNAALTVRLVDPRPVGAPGILSVGGDPRPLLPGEERMLAATPGMPVRVEAWNAEPADLA, from the coding sequence GTGAGCTCAACGACGATCACCCTCGACGGCGACGATTGGACCATCCGCGAAACCCTCGGCGACACGGCCGAGTGGTACCTCGGGGCGCCCCTGCCGGAGGCGGGGAACAACGTGGCCGAGGCGTCTGCGGCGATCGCGGCCTCGCCGGGCTGGCTGCCGGGACGGGTGCCGGGTGCGGTCGTCGACGACCTGCACCGCGCGGGCGAGCTGCCCGATCCACGCGTCGGCCGCAACTCCCGCGCGGCCGAGTGGGTGGCCGAGCGCTCGTGGGTGTACCGGCGGGCCGTTGAGCTGGATGCGAACGCAGCTCACGGCGTGGCGGTGTTCGAGTTCGACGGCGTGGACCCGGGAGCCGACGTCTACTGGGACGGAGAGCGCGTCGGCTCGGTGCGCGGGCTGTACCACCGCCTGCGGGTGCCGCTGGACGCATCCCTCCGCTCGTCTGGGCGGCACAAGCTGGCCCTGCGCGTGCATCCCGCGCCGGACTCCGAGCCACAGGTCGGACGGACCGAGCGGGTACGCGTTCACACACCGCGCCTCGGCTACGGCTGGGACTTCTCGCCGCGACTCCGCCACCAGGGCGTCTGGAAGAGCGCGCGCCTGCGTATCGGGCGCGCGCTGCTCGGCGACGTGACGGTGCGCGCGTCGGTGGCCGAGGCGCCGTATGGCGAGTCGTTGCGCGACTTCGCGCCGACTGACGACGAGCTGTCGCAGCAGGGCGGTTCAGATGGGGTCGTCGCCGTCGCGTGGGAGGCGCCGGTGGCGGAGGCCGCCAACGCGCGGCTCAGCGTCACGGTCACGGTCGCGCGAGACGGACGGGCGGTCGCCGAGCGGCGCGTCCAGGCGGCCGACGGTTCGGCGGAGCTGCGCATCCCGAACCCGGAGCTGTGGTGGCCGAATACGGTCGGCGCCCAGCCGCTGTACACGGTCACGGTCGTCCTCGCGGACGACGAGGGCGAGACCGACCGCACCGAGCGTCGGGTCGGCTTCCGGACCGCCGCGCTGGTGCCGAATCCCGGCGCCCCGGCGGACGCGCTCCCGTACACGGCCGTCGTGAACGGCGTGACCGTCCCGCTGCTCGGCTGGAACTGGACGCCCGCCGACGCCCAGTTCGGATCGATCGACGAGGGGACAGTCGAGCACCTGCTCGGCCTGACGGCGGCCTCCGGCGCGCGGCTGATGCGCGTCTGGGGCGGCGGGCTGATCGAGACCGAGCACTTCTACGACACCTGCGACCGCCTCGGGCTGCTCGTCTGGCAGGAGTTCTCGCAGTCGAGTTCCGGGATGCAGAGCGCGCCCAGCACCGACCCGGAGTTCGTGGCGCTGATGCGCGCGGAGGCCGAGGCGCTCATCCCGACCCGGGTGCACCATCCGTCGCTGCTGCTCTGGGGCGGCGGGAACGAGCTCGATGACGGCGGGGTGCCGCTCTCCGACGATCGTTCGCCCGTGCTGGGCGCGCTCTCCGACGCGGTCGCGCGCCTCGATCCGGGCCGCGCGTGGCTGCCGACGTCGCCGACAGGTCCGGAGTTCCACAACCGGCTGGACCGCATCGAGGCGAACCCCGACGGGCAGCACGACGTCCACGGACCCTGGGAGCATCAGGGCCTCGTCGGCCAGTACACGCTCGGCAACGCCGGAACGAACCTCGCGCACACCGAGTTCGGGGTCGAGGGGATGACGAACCTGAGGTCGCTCGAAGCGCTCGTGGCCGAGTCGGATCGCTGGCCCGCGAACCGGACGAACCCGGTGTACCGGCACCTCGGGGAGTGGTGGAACAACGCCGACCAGGTGGTCGAGCTGTTCGGCGGCCGGCCGGACACGCTCGAGACGCTGAACCGCGCATCCCAGCTGCTGCAGGCCACCGCGCTGCAGTACGCGGTCGAGGCGGACCGGCGGCGCTCGCCGCGCTGCAGCATGGTGCTGCCGTGGCAGCTGAACGAGAGCTACCCGAACGCGTGGTGCACGGCGACGGTCGACTTCCGGGGCGACCCGAAACCCGCGTACTTCGCGGTCGCCCGCGCGTACGAGCGACGGCGGGCGACGCTCCGCGTGACGCGGGCTGTGTGGGGCGGCGAGGCGGTCGCGTCGGTCGAGGCGTGGTTGTGGGCGGAGGATCCTGTGCCGTCCGGTTCCGTGCTGACGGTGCGCGCCCGCGGGCTCGACGGCGGCGTGCTCGCCTCGCGTGAGGTGCGCGCGGGCGCTGTGCGGCATCCCGAACCCGTCGGGACGCTGGAGGTCGCGACCACCGACCTGCCCGACGTCTTCCTGTGGGAGGCGGAGTGGCGGGATGCGGACGGCCGCGAGCTCGACCGCGAACGGATGCTCGCCACGGCGACTGCGGACTGGGCCGCGCTCTTCGACGTGCCGGCACCCGTTCTGACCGTCGCTCGTGACGCGACCGGAGGCGTGCGCGTGCGCAATGACGGCCCGAATGCCGCCCTGACCGTGCGGTTGGTCGACCCACGGCCGGTCGGTGCGCCCGGCATCCTGAGCGTCGGCGGCGACCCCCGACCGCTGCTCCCTGGGGAGGAGCGGATGCTCGCTGCGACCCCCGGAATGCCCGTGCGCGTCGAGGCCTGGAACGCCGAACCGGCGGATCTGGCATGA
- a CDS encoding Gfo/Idh/MocA family protein, whose product MSHPLAVAAIGFWHVHAGDYVRNVQQHPDTTLVAVWDDDEQRGRAAADEFGVEFVADLDELLARPELDAVTITTATDQHRDVIGRAIAAGKHVFTEKILAPTVAEAEELVDLAREAGVALVVSLPRLSDDYTVAIERILDDGTLGELTYSRVRLAHDGWVAGWLPEQFADPVAAIGGALTDLGCHPAYLTRLFHRAEPLTISAAYGHVTDRAVEDNAVVTAEFPGGRIGVFEASVVTTPGAFTIELRGTAATVMFGFGGERLLAKGGAFGDEWQELPLPERRPGAFAQWVHHIHDGTTADDNLRHAVELTRMVVAANESAATGRAVALTGQPAPVA is encoded by the coding sequence ATGTCCCACCCACTCGCTGTCGCAGCGATCGGCTTCTGGCACGTCCACGCAGGCGACTACGTGCGCAACGTCCAGCAGCATCCCGACACCACCCTCGTCGCCGTCTGGGACGACGACGAGCAGCGCGGCCGCGCGGCCGCAGACGAGTTCGGCGTGGAGTTCGTCGCCGACCTCGACGAGCTGCTCGCCCGCCCCGAACTCGACGCGGTGACCATCACCACGGCGACCGACCAGCACCGCGACGTCATCGGACGCGCCATCGCGGCAGGCAAGCACGTCTTCACCGAGAAGATCCTCGCCCCGACGGTCGCCGAAGCGGAGGAACTGGTCGACCTGGCCCGCGAGGCCGGCGTCGCACTCGTGGTGTCCCTCCCCCGGCTCTCCGACGACTACACCGTCGCCATCGAGCGCATCCTCGACGACGGCACGCTCGGCGAGCTGACCTACTCCCGCGTGCGCCTCGCGCACGACGGCTGGGTCGCCGGCTGGCTGCCGGAGCAGTTCGCCGACCCGGTGGCCGCGATCGGAGGCGCCCTCACCGACCTGGGATGCCACCCGGCGTACCTGACGCGGCTGTTCCATCGCGCCGAGCCGCTCACCATCTCGGCGGCCTACGGGCACGTGACCGACCGCGCGGTCGAGGACAACGCGGTCGTCACGGCCGAGTTCCCCGGCGGACGCATCGGCGTCTTCGAGGCGAGCGTCGTCACCACGCCGGGCGCGTTCACGATCGAGCTGCGCGGCACCGCCGCGACGGTCATGTTCGGCTTCGGCGGCGAGCGCCTTCTCGCGAAGGGCGGCGCGTTCGGCGACGAGTGGCAGGAGCTGCCCCTCCCGGAGCGGCGGCCCGGCGCGTTCGCGCAGTGGGTGCACCACATCCACGACGGCACGACCGCCGACGACAACCTGCGTCACGCCGTCGAGCTGACCCGCATGGTCGTCGCCGCCAACGAGTCCGCCGCCACCGGCCGTGCCGTCGCACTGACCGGACAGCCGGCGCCGGTCGCCTGA
- a CDS encoding TetR/AcrR family transcriptional regulator C-terminal domain-containing protein has protein sequence MSRDVAAPRQTLSTARVIEAAVELADREGLDGLSMRELAQRLGVVPMALYKHVANKDDLLDGMVDTVWAEVEAPSPELGWREAMRRRSISLRDALMRHRWAVGLLEARMRPGPANLSQHNAMMGCLRTAGFTFRTTVHVTSALDAYVYGFALQEKTLPFGTPEESGEAAAAKLDATPPELAQQFPHLLEVVSELARAGYDYDEEFLTGLDLLLDGVERLRPEWITTG, from the coding sequence ATGTCAAGAGACGTCGCGGCACCCAGGCAGACGCTGAGCACCGCACGGGTGATCGAGGCGGCCGTCGAGCTGGCCGATCGCGAGGGACTCGACGGCCTCAGCATGCGCGAACTTGCTCAGCGCCTCGGCGTCGTCCCGATGGCGCTGTACAAGCACGTCGCCAACAAGGACGACCTGCTCGACGGCATGGTCGACACCGTGTGGGCGGAGGTCGAGGCTCCCTCGCCCGAACTCGGCTGGCGCGAGGCGATGCGCCGCCGCTCCATCTCCCTGCGCGATGCCCTGATGCGGCACCGCTGGGCCGTCGGACTCCTGGAGGCCCGGATGCGTCCGGGCCCGGCCAACCTCAGCCAGCACAACGCGATGATGGGCTGCCTGCGCACCGCCGGCTTCACGTTCCGCACGACGGTGCACGTCACGTCGGCCCTCGACGCCTACGTGTACGGCTTCGCGCTGCAGGAGAAGACGCTCCCGTTCGGCACTCCCGAGGAGTCGGGGGAGGCGGCCGCCGCCAAGCTCGACGCCACCCCTCCGGAGCTGGCGCAGCAGTTCCCACACCTGCTCGAGGTGGTCTCCGAGCTCGCCCGCGCCGGGTACGACTACGACGAGGAGTTCCTCACCGGCCTCGACCTCCTCCTCGACGGCGTGGAGCGTCTGCGACCGGAGTGGATCACGACCGGCTGA
- a CDS encoding HAD family hydrolase: protein MTISAVLFDVDGTLVDSNFLHVDAWSRAFADMGTPVDSWRIHRAIGQDSARLLEGLVGDRDDDWVTRAKDLHSRYYREQAGRLRAFEHAGDLLRELSSRGIRVVLATSAPTDELELLMDALDAEDAIHATTNADDVATAKPEPGIIEVALERAGSAPSDALFIGDSTWDMMAAARAHVRAAGVLSGGVGPSELLEAGAVSVFDDPADLLDRIDGVLSGRRSA, encoded by the coding sequence ATGACGATCTCCGCTGTGCTCTTCGACGTCGACGGGACCCTGGTCGACTCCAACTTCCTGCACGTCGACGCGTGGAGCCGCGCGTTCGCCGACATGGGGACGCCCGTCGACTCGTGGCGCATCCACCGGGCCATCGGGCAGGACTCCGCCCGGCTCCTGGAAGGGCTGGTCGGTGACCGCGATGACGACTGGGTCACGCGGGCGAAGGATCTGCACTCGCGCTACTACCGCGAGCAGGCCGGGCGGCTGCGGGCGTTCGAGCACGCGGGCGACCTGCTGCGGGAGCTGTCGTCGCGCGGGATCCGGGTGGTGCTGGCGACCTCCGCGCCGACGGACGAGCTGGAGCTGCTGATGGATGCTCTGGATGCGGAGGACGCCATCCACGCGACGACGAACGCCGACGATGTGGCGACGGCCAAGCCCGAGCCCGGGATCATCGAGGTCGCGCTGGAACGCGCGGGATCCGCGCCTTCCGACGCGCTCTTCATCGGCGACTCGACGTGGGACATGATGGCCGCGGCGCGCGCGCACGTCCGCGCTGCGGGCGTGCTGTCCGGCGGGGTGGGGCCCTCCGAGCTCCTCGAAGCCGGAGCGGTGTCGGTGTTCGACGACCCGGCCGATCTGCTCGACCGCATCGACGGCGTTCTCAGCGGTCGACGGTCGGCCTGA
- a CDS encoding stealth family protein, giving the protein MAEHPPASLSDQPEPVVVTLDPGPGAPRFARDDIVQRKGLFTLVSGPFTPRESMIEDLLAVRDALDAAGLEYLLVRDDDNRLIVALDRRRRKEVSAVLAEAFADEPFYSRSIDPEKDEHGDDLLIADGRLSRRKADILRLYRPRLEPIGRLRYGADTAFQLEFWRFGDDEITAPRENALMRPRLPRSEAVEAEVELYGRRWRTLQHMFDPLASDIAFDVDIVFSWVDGSSAEYQRQRAARMAAYVVGEGDDNEARFRQIDELKYALRSVHMFAPWIRNIYIATDSPVPPWLDPEHPRIHIMRSEDFFADTSTLPTHNSHAVESQLHHIPGLSEHFLYSNDDMFIGRPLSPDVFFSPGGITKFVEAGTRIGLGETDPARSGFENAARVNRRLLWERFGAVTTRHLEHCAAPLRISVLREMEREFAEDFRRTAASPFRSATDISVTNSLYHYYALMTGRAVTQTQAKVLYIETTLRRAPDMMRRLLKRRDQDMFCLNDGSKPEISPEERTRIVTDFLERYFPFAAPWERPGT; this is encoded by the coding sequence ATGGCTGAGCATCCTCCCGCATCCCTCTCCGACCAGCCCGAGCCCGTCGTCGTCACCCTCGACCCCGGTCCCGGCGCGCCCCGGTTCGCCCGCGACGACATCGTGCAGCGCAAGGGTCTCTTCACGCTGGTCTCCGGCCCCTTCACGCCGCGGGAGTCGATGATCGAAGACCTCCTCGCCGTGCGCGACGCGCTCGATGCGGCCGGTCTCGAGTACCTGCTCGTGCGCGACGACGACAACCGCCTGATCGTGGCGCTCGACCGCCGGCGCCGCAAAGAGGTCTCGGCGGTCCTCGCCGAAGCGTTCGCCGACGAGCCCTTCTACTCCCGCAGCATCGACCCCGAGAAGGACGAGCACGGTGACGACCTGCTCATCGCCGACGGCCGCCTCTCGCGGCGGAAGGCCGACATCCTGCGCCTGTACCGTCCTCGGCTCGAACCCATCGGACGGCTGCGCTACGGCGCCGACACCGCGTTCCAGCTCGAGTTCTGGCGGTTCGGCGACGACGAGATCACCGCACCGCGCGAGAACGCCCTCATGCGGCCGCGCCTTCCCCGCAGCGAAGCGGTCGAGGCCGAGGTGGAGCTGTACGGACGACGCTGGCGGACCCTCCAGCACATGTTCGACCCGCTGGCGAGCGACATCGCCTTCGACGTCGACATCGTGTTCTCGTGGGTCGACGGCTCCAGTGCGGAGTACCAGCGACAGCGGGCCGCGCGGATGGCGGCATACGTGGTCGGGGAGGGCGACGACAACGAGGCCCGCTTCCGGCAGATCGACGAGCTCAAGTACGCACTCCGCAGCGTCCACATGTTCGCGCCGTGGATCCGGAACATCTACATCGCGACCGACTCCCCGGTGCCGCCGTGGCTCGACCCGGAGCATCCGCGCATCCACATCATGCGGAGCGAGGACTTCTTCGCGGACACCTCCACACTGCCCACGCACAACTCGCACGCCGTCGAGAGCCAGCTGCACCACATCCCGGGCCTGTCGGAGCACTTCCTCTACAGCAACGACGACATGTTCATCGGCCGTCCGCTGTCGCCCGACGTGTTCTTCTCGCCCGGCGGGATCACCAAGTTCGTCGAGGCGGGGACGCGCATCGGGCTGGGCGAGACCGACCCGGCGCGCAGCGGGTTCGAGAATGCGGCTCGCGTGAACCGCCGCCTGCTCTGGGAGCGATTCGGCGCCGTCACGACCCGCCACCTCGAACACTGCGCGGCCCCGCTGCGCATCAGCGTGCTGCGGGAGATGGAGAGGGAGTTCGCGGAGGACTTCCGGCGCACCGCCGCGAGCCCGTTCCGCTCGGCGACCGACATCTCCGTCACGAACTCGCTCTACCACTACTACGCGCTGATGACCGGGCGCGCGGTGACGCAGACACAGGCGAAGGTGCTCTACATCGAGACGACGCTGCGGCGGGCGCCCGACATGATGCGGCGCCTGCTTAAGCGGCGCGATCAGGACATGTTCTGCCTCAACGACGGCTCGAAGCCCGAGATCAGCCCCGAGGAGCGGACGCGGATCGTGACCGACTTCCTCGAGCGCTACTTCCCGTTCGCGGCTCCCTGGGAGCGCCCCGGCACCTGA
- a CDS encoding phosphodiesterase, whose translation MKTRIAEYPRPDHFLLHISDTHLLAGGEQLYGTVDSEQHLRALLAEVEASGGRPEAIVFTGDLADRGQPDAYARLRALVDPAAERMGARVIWVMGNHDDRASFRQGLRDEIGDTSPIDDVYWLGGLRVIVLDSTVPGHHYGDVSESQLDWLAAELAMPAPEGTILAMHHPPIPSVLDLAVSVELRDQSQLREVLEGSDVRSILAGHLHYSSTATFAGIPVSVSSASCYTQDLNVPVGGTRGRDGALAFNLVHVYPNTVLHSVVPLGHYPTLDYVDAEESARRLAEDGIRIPPAPRRETPTEPISVLA comes from the coding sequence GTGAAGACGCGAATCGCGGAATACCCGCGGCCGGACCACTTCCTCCTCCACATCAGCGACACCCATCTGCTGGCGGGAGGCGAACAGCTCTACGGCACCGTCGACAGCGAACAGCACCTCCGCGCCCTCCTCGCGGAGGTCGAGGCGTCCGGTGGCAGGCCGGAGGCGATCGTCTTCACCGGCGATCTCGCCGACCGCGGCCAACCCGATGCGTACGCGCGGCTGCGCGCCCTCGTCGACCCGGCGGCCGAGCGGATGGGCGCGCGCGTCATCTGGGTGATGGGCAACCACGACGATCGTGCGTCGTTCCGGCAGGGCCTCCGCGACGAGATCGGCGACACGTCGCCGATCGACGACGTGTACTGGCTCGGCGGACTGCGCGTCATCGTCCTCGACTCCACCGTGCCCGGACACCACTACGGCGACGTCAGCGAGTCGCAGCTGGACTGGCTGGCGGCCGAACTGGCGATGCCGGCGCCGGAGGGCACCATCCTCGCGATGCATCACCCGCCCATCCCGAGCGTGCTCGACCTCGCCGTCTCCGTGGAGCTGCGCGACCAGTCGCAGCTGCGCGAGGTGCTGGAGGGCAGCGACGTGCGCAGCATCCTGGCCGGGCACCTGCACTACTCGTCGACGGCGACCTTCGCGGGCATCCCCGTGTCCGTGTCGTCGGCGAGCTGCTACACGCAAGATCTCAACGTGCCGGTGGGAGGCACGCGCGGCCGGGATGGGGCGCTCGCCTTCAACCTGGTGCACGTGTACCCGAACACCGTGCTTCATTCCGTGGTGCCGCTGGGTCACTACCCGACGCTCGACTACGTGGACGCGGAGGAGTCGGCGCGGCGCCTGGCCGAGGATGGCATCCGCATCCCTCCGGCGCCGCGTCGCGAGACTCCGACCGAGCCCATCAGCGTCCTCGCCTGA
- a CDS encoding TMEM175 family protein produces MAVIRTERGLDRLVNFSDATVAIAITLLILPLVDQASKLGGTSFGDFLGENGWEIFAFVISFAVIARFWVVHHRMFESVRDYNSWIIWFNFLWLLAIVAIPFSANVLAESDGQRAEVYALYIGDMLVATIATRLIAEVLYRTPELLTEEARAQIDRTNGIAEASIMAVALVLAVLFPSINLFWLFLLFLSGPLHALLHRLVYGPSQTTA; encoded by the coding sequence ATGGCGGTGATCAGGACGGAGCGCGGGCTCGACCGGCTCGTGAACTTCTCCGACGCGACGGTCGCGATCGCGATCACGTTGCTGATCCTTCCGCTCGTCGATCAGGCCTCGAAGCTGGGCGGCACGTCGTTCGGCGACTTCCTCGGCGAGAACGGCTGGGAGATCTTCGCGTTCGTCATCTCGTTCGCCGTCATCGCGCGCTTCTGGGTCGTCCATCACCGCATGTTCGAGAGCGTGCGCGACTACAACTCCTGGATCATCTGGTTCAACTTCCTCTGGCTGCTCGCCATCGTCGCGATCCCGTTCAGCGCCAACGTGCTCGCCGAGTCCGACGGGCAGCGCGCGGAGGTCTATGCGCTCTACATCGGCGACATGCTCGTCGCGACGATCGCGACCCGGCTGATCGCCGAGGTGCTGTACCGCACCCCGGAACTGCTCACCGAGGAGGCGCGGGCGCAGATCGACCGCACCAACGGGATCGCCGAGGCGAGCATCATGGCCGTCGCCCTCGTGCTCGCCGTGCTGTTCCCGAGCATCAACCTGTTCTGGCTGTTCCTGCTCTTCCTGTCGGGCCCCCTGCATGCCCTTCTGCACAGGCTCGTCTACGGCCCTTCCCAGACGACAGCCTGA
- a CDS encoding SDR family NAD(P)-dependent oxidoreductase: MADHSYPELTDPRTAIVTGSDSGIGRATAVALAQAGMDVGITWHSDEEGAEETTRLVREAGRRAVVAQLDTTDAPACGDVVERMADELGGCDVFVNNAGLNGGTPFFETDWETWRKTVCADLDGAFVCIQRMARRMVDAGRGGRIIGVTSVHEHQPRVGSAAYDAAKHGLGGLLKTLGGDEPGVRPRRRVPEHDPRARGQLPHRRTGGCGSRGRGGGRR; the protein is encoded by the coding sequence ATGGCTGATCACTCGTATCCGGAACTCACCGACCCGCGCACCGCCATCGTCACCGGCTCCGACTCCGGCATCGGCCGAGCGACCGCGGTCGCCCTCGCCCAGGCCGGCATGGACGTCGGGATCACCTGGCACTCCGACGAGGAGGGCGCGGAGGAGACCACGCGACTCGTCCGCGAGGCCGGCCGCCGTGCCGTCGTCGCCCAGCTCGACACCACCGACGCCCCCGCCTGCGGCGACGTCGTCGAACGCATGGCCGACGAGCTCGGCGGCTGCGACGTCTTCGTCAACAACGCCGGCCTCAACGGCGGCACCCCCTTCTTCGAGACCGACTGGGAGACCTGGCGGAAGACCGTCTGCGCCGACCTCGACGGCGCGTTCGTCTGCATCCAGCGCATGGCCCGGCGGATGGTGGATGCGGGACGCGGCGGTCGCATCATCGGCGTCACCAGCGTCCACGAGCACCAGCCGCGCGTCGGATCCGCCGCGTACGATGCCGCGAAGCACGGGCTCGGCGGCCTCCTGAAGACCCTCGGAGGCGACGAGCCCGGAGTCCGGCCCCGGCGCCGTGTTCCGGAACACGATCCGCGGGCCCGAGGGCAGCTTCCACACCGACGCACCGGTGGATGCGGGAGCCGAGGTCGAGGCGGCGGGCGCCGGTGA
- a CDS encoding DUF4386 domain-containing protein, whose protein sequence is MKVYAVHLVFREDIMDPDRRRSLLAGVLFLLTFATSIPGALLYGPVLSDPRFVLGSGSATPVLAGALLEIALVIANLGTALVLYPVLRRTSPSLALGYVVARVMESTLIAVGILSLLSVVTLREADGGAAGSAVVVAHALVALHGWTFLLGPGFVVGIGNGLMLGWMLHRARLVPRGWVWFGMIGGPLVSLSGVAVLFGVWDQVSAWSAVLTLPEVVWELFLGIYLTVHGFHRRSAQAAPGSTVRVPATS, encoded by the coding sequence ATGAAGGTGTACGCCGTACACCTCGTCTTCCGAGAGGACATCATGGACCCGGATCGCCGCCGCTCGCTCCTCGCGGGCGTGCTCTTCCTGCTCACCTTCGCCACCTCCATCCCCGGCGCCCTGCTGTACGGGCCGGTGCTGAGCGATCCGCGCTTCGTGCTCGGCTCGGGATCGGCCACGCCGGTTCTCGCGGGCGCCCTGCTCGAGATCGCCCTGGTCATCGCCAACCTCGGCACGGCCCTCGTGCTCTATCCGGTGCTCCGGCGGACCAGCCCGTCGCTGGCGCTCGGCTACGTCGTCGCCCGGGTGATGGAGTCGACGCTGATCGCCGTCGGGATCCTCAGCCTGCTCTCGGTCGTGACGCTGCGGGAAGCCGACGGAGGCGCTGCGGGCTCGGCCGTCGTCGTGGCGCACGCGCTCGTCGCCCTGCACGGCTGGACGTTCCTGCTCGGCCCCGGCTTCGTCGTCGGCATCGGGAACGGCCTGATGCTCGGCTGGATGCTGCACCGGGCCCGACTCGTGCCGCGCGGCTGGGTGTGGTTCGGCATGATCGGCGGGCCGTTGGTGTCACTGTCCGGCGTCGCTGTGCTGTTCGGCGTCTGGGATCAGGTCTCGGCCTGGTCGGCCGTGCTCACGCTGCCGGAGGTCGTGTGGGAGCTGTTCCTCGGCATCTACCTGACCGTCCACGGGTTCCACCGGCGGTCCGCCCAGGCCGCGCCGGGGTCGACGGTCAGAGTCCCAGCGACTTCTTGA